The genome window GCGGGCGGCGATGCCACGATGCAGGAACACGCGCTCCTTGTCGTCGGTCTGCTTGCCGCGGACCACAAGCTGGTTGTCCTCGATCTGCACCGTCAGATCGGCATCCGTGAAACCGGCGACCGCCAGAGTGATGCGCAGCTGGTCCTCGCCGAGCTGCTCGATGTTATAGGGCGGATACCCGTCGCTCGGCGTCCTGCCGATCCGGTCGAGCGTCCGCTCGAACTGCTCGAAGCCGAGCAGAAGCGGGCTGTTGAACAGCGACACCCGCGTCATGGTCACTCCTCCTGAGAGCGAGCTGCCGGAACCCCCGGCTCGGGCGGCCCGGTTCCCCGGCGCCTGCGGAGCAGGGACCACGCGGCATCCCCACTCCCGTTAAACAGGAAATGGGGGGTGACCGGTCGGTTTCAAGATCGGGCAGGGCGTGGCGTTCGGGAGGGGCCGCATGCTATCACTCGACGCATGAGACAGAAGCTGGAAGGCGCGGCGCCGAAGGGCAAGGCCGCCACGGCATCGAAGACAGCAATGGGCACGACCCGGCGCGGCCGGCCTCCCCGCGCCGGCCTGTCGCACTGGCAGCAGCGGGTGCTCGACCTGGTGCGGGCCAGCGCCGAGCCGGCCAGCGCCTACGACATCCTGCGTGAGATGAAGGGCGACGGCATCACCGCGCCGCCGGTGGTGTACCGGGCGCTGAAGGGGCTGCTCGACCGCGGTCTGGTGCACCGGATCGAATCGCTCAACGCCTATGTGGTGTGCGGCGGGCCGGACCACCACCACACCCATCCGGCGCAATTCGCCATCTGCCGCGACTGCGGCCGGGTCGAGGAGATCACCGATCCGGCGGTGGACGGGCTGATCGAGGCCTGGACCGGGCGGATCGGCTTCGTCGCCGACAGGCGAACCATCGAGATCCTCGGCCGCTGTCGCGATTGCGCGGCCGGGGCGGCGGCTGCCGGGGGCTGATCGTCAGCCCGCCGGGCTGCAGCTCTTCGCCGCTTCGGCCTTGGCCAGCTGGTGGGTGTGGGACAGCAGGCCGGCGTCGCCGGGCTCGCCATGGCCCGGCACCACGATCCTGGCCGCCTTGCCGTAACGGGCGATCACCGCCTCGACCGATTGCGGCCAGCGGCAGACGTCGGATTCGGGGACGGTGACGAGATTGGCCTGCTCGGCCGCCCGGATCACGCAGCCGCCGAACAGCACGGCGCTGTCCGGCAGGAAGGCGACGGTGTTGTCGCGGGTGTGCGCCGGACCCGGATAGAACAGCTCCACCGTGCGGCCGCCGCCGGTGATGGCGGTCGATTCGCCGCTCCAGCTGCGCTGGATCGTGCCGGCGCCGGCGGCTTCCGCCGCCTTGACCGTCTCGTCGCGGGCCAGCGACCAGCCGCCGCGGGCATGCACCGCCGCCAGGCCGGACAGCCGATCGTCATGCGCATGCGTCACCACCAGGTTGACCGGCCGGTTCGGCGCAGCCTCGGCCAACCGTTCCAGCAGCGCCACGGTCTGGGCCGGGCTCCAAGCGGTATCGATCAGCAACACCTCCTCGGGCCCGATCACGGCCAGGCCGTTGGACGAGACCCAGCCCTGCTCCAGCTTCTTCCAGCTGGTGTGCAGCCAGACACCGTCCGCCAGCTCGCGGAAGCCGAGCGGCGGCGGCGCCTCCGCGTCCTGGGCCAGGGCCGGCCGAATCAGGGCCAGGGACAGGCCGGCGGCGCAGCCATGCAGAAAGGCGCGGCGGGACGGGGCGGGAACGGGCATGTCGGTCCTCGGGTGACGGACGGCAGGCTGCCGCCCGGCGTCGTCCCTCGCGGGGAATCTGGGCGATTCTGGGGCGCGATGCCGGGTCGGCGATCGGATGCGATCTCCGTGCATACCATCCCATCGGCCCATGGGCGACAGGCTTGCGTCCGGTTATTATGTTATATAATAACATTTAAATTCCCGAAGCCCGAGGTTCCTCATGTCCCGCATCCCCGTCACCCTGCTGACCGGCTATCTCGGGGCCGGCAAGACCACGCTCCTGAACCGCATCCTGTCCGAGGCGCATGGCCGGCGTTATGCCGTGATCGTCAACGAGTTCGGCGAGATCGGCATCGACGGCGACCTGGTGGTCGGCGTCGACGAGGAGGTGTTCGCGCTGAACAACGGCTGCCTGTGCTGCTCGGTCCGCGGCGACCTGATCCGGATCATCGGCGGGCTGATGAAGCGGGCCGGCGGCTTCGACCGCATCCTGGTCGAGACCACGGGTCTGGCCGACCCGGCGCCGGTGGCGCAGACCTTCCTGGTCGACGACGAGGTGCGCGAGCGCACCGCCCTCGACTCGATCGTCACCGTGGTCGACGCCCGCAACATCGAGGCGCGGCTGGGCGACAGCGACGAGGCGGAGGAGCAGGTGGCCTTCGCCGACACCATCCTGGTGAACAAGACCGACCTGGCCGACGAGGCCGGGCTGGCGACGGTGGAGGCGCGGCTGCGCGCCATCAATCCGGTGGCGCGGCTGCTGCGGACCCGGCGCTGCGACGCCGATCTCGGCACCGTGCTGGACGGCGGCGCCTTCGATCTCGACCGGCTGCTGGCGCTCGAGCCCGACCTGCTCGATGGCCACGGGCACCATCACCACGAGCGCGACGAAGGCGTCGGCAGCGTCTCGTTCCGGCTCGACCGGCCGCTGGACGGCCGCCGCTTCGTCGACTGGATCGGCATGCTGCTGGCGATCCGCGGCGCCGACATCCTGCGCAGCAAGGGCATCCTCGCCTTCGCCGGCGAGGACCGGCCCTTCGTGTTCCAGGGCGTGCACATGCTGCAGGAGGGCGATTTCGGCCCGGCCTGGCGGCCGGGCCAGCCGCGCGAGAGCCGGCTGGTGCTGATCGGCCGCAACCTCGATGCCGCCGTGCTGCGTGCCGGCTTCGAGGGCTGCGCCGCGGCATGAGCCTGCTGCTGCCGCCGCGCGCCCTGGCGGAGGAGAAGGGCACGGTCTGGGCCTGGCCGGCGCCGGTGGTGGCGGCCGCCTTCGACGCCGCCGGGCATCTGGCCTTCGGCCTCGGCGACGGCACCGTCCGGCTGGCGTCGCCGGGCGCGCCCGAGCCTCCGGCGGTGACGGCGCATCGCGGCGCCGTGCTGGCGCTGGCCGCGGATGTCGGCGACGGCTTTCTCAGCGGCGGCGACGACGGCCGTCTGGTCCGCACCGCGCCGGACGGTGCGATCGCCGAGATCGCTGCCGTGCCGGGCCGCTGGATCAGCGCCGTCGACGCCGCGTCCGCCGGCGGGCGGCGCCTGGCCGTCGCCGGCAGCGAGGTGCTGGTGTTCGACGCGGACGGGGGGCCGGTGACGCGGCTACGGGGCCCGGCGGGGCTCGACGGCGCCGCCTTCGACCCGCGCGGCCGGCGCATCGCCGCGGCGCATTACGGCGGCGTCACCGTCTGGTCGCCGCGGAAGCGCGACTGGGCGGCCAAGCTCTACGCCTGGCAAGGGGCGCATCTAGCGGTCCTCTGGCATCCGCGGTCGCGCTTCATCGTCTCGGCGATGCAGGAGAAGGCGCTGCACGCCTGGCGCCTGTCGGACGGCGTGCACATGCAGATGCCGGGCTATCCCGCCAAGCCGCGGTCCCTGGCCTGGGCCGATGGCGGCAGGGCGCTGCTGACCTCCGGCTCCGAAGGCGTGGTGTCCTGGCGCTTCGCCGGCCGCGACGGCCCGATGGGCGGCACCGCCAGCGAGAGCGGCTGGGCCCGCGGCGTGCCGATCACCCGGGTCGCGGCGCATCCGCAGCTGCCGATCGCCGCCGCCGGCGCCAAGGACGGCTTCGTCGCGCTGATGCCGCTCGACGGCAGCGGCTATGTCCCGGTGCTGCGGCCGAACGGCGCCGCGGTCGAGGCCCTGGCCTTCTCGCCCGACGGGCGCTGGCTGGCGGCGGGCGATGCCGGCGGCCGGGCGACGCTGGTCGACCTGCAGCCGTGAGGGACCCGTCCGACGTCGCCACGCGCCGGGCCCGGCACTGGCCGGAGGCGCGGCGGGTGCTGAGCCACCCCGACTTCCATCGCGGCTTCCGCGAGGCGCAGTCCGGCCGCCCCTTCGACCATCGCCGCGCTGACGCCCTGCCGCGGCTCGGCCAGATCCGCTACGAGAACGGGCGCCAGATCGCAGCCGAATGCGCCGCCCTCGGCCTGGCGGTGGACTGGCCGTCGCCGGTCCACATCCCGCCGGCCCTGAAGCATCTGGTGCTGCGCCGGCTGCAGCCGGGCCGGCGATAGGCTAGGCTGCCGTCCGGTTCCATGCGGGATGGGGCGCGCCATGATGCGGATCGACGGCCGCTGCCATTGCGGCCATGTCGCCTATGAGGCGGAGATCGACCCGGAGCAGGTGGGGATCTGCCACTGCACCGATTGCCAGACGCTGACCGGCTCGCCCTTCCGGGTCACGGTGCTCGCGCGGCGCGAGGCCATCCGGCTGACCGGCCATGAGCCGAAGATCTATGTGAAGACCGGCGACAACGGCCGCAGGCGGTTCCAGCATTTCTGTCCGGAATGCGGATCGCCCGTCTTCACCAGCGGCGAGGGGGCCGATGCCGAGGAATGGGGCATCCGCTGGGGCGGCATCCGGCAGCGCGACCAGCTGGCGCCGAAGCGGCAGATCTGGTGCCGTTCGGCCGTGCCCTGGATCCATCACCTCGAGGACCTGCCGGGCAAGCTGGGCGGCTGACGTCGATCCCGTCCCCAAGAACGAGCCGATCGGGCCGTGCGGTGCTTTCCGATATCGCAAAGATGTTATACATTAACGTCAATGGTGCCGTGCCCGCCGGGCGCTATGGTGCCGGACCATCTTTCGCCATCGGCTGACCCATGACCGTGTCGCATCACCACCCCGCCCATGCCGCCCGCCGGGCCGGGGAGATCGGGCCGTCGGCCCTGGCCGCGCCGGTCGGGGCCCGCCTGCTCGTCGCCTTCGCGCTGATCGCGGTGCTGTGGCTGGCCGTGGCCTGGGCCATGGGCTGGTTCGGGGGCGCGGCATGACCAGCGCGACGGGCCGCATCCGCCTCGCCAACCTGACCGCCGGTTACGAGCGGCACCCGGCCGTGCACCATGTCGACGGCAGCTTCGAGCCGGGCACGCTGACCGCCATCGTCGGCCCGAACGGCGCCGGCAAGTCGACCCTGCTGAAGACCATCGCCGGCCTGCTGGCGCCGCTGTCCGGCCATGTCGACCTGGGCGGCCTGCGCCGGCGCGACATCGCCTATCTGCCGCAGCAGGCGGAAATCGACCGCAGCTTCCCGATCTCGGTCGCCGACACCGTGCTGCTGGGCGGCTGGGCCCGGACCGGGATCTTCGGCGGCGCCTCGAAGGAGCTGCGCCGCCGCGCCGCCGAGGCGCTGGAGGCGGTCGGCCTCGGCGGCTTCGAGGCACGGCCGATCGGCAGCCTCTCGGCGGGCCAGTTCCAGCGCGTCCTGTTCGCCCGGCTGCTCTTGCAGGACGGGCGGGTGATCATGCTGGACGAGCCGTTCACCGCGCTCGACGCCAAGACCACGCGCGACCTGGTCGACGTGGTCCGGCGCTGGCACGGCGAGGGCCGGACGGTGATCACCGTGCTGCACGACCTGGACCAGGTGCGCGAGGTCTGTCCGGACACGCTGCTGCTGGCCCGCGACCCGATCGGCTGGGGCCCGACCGGCGACGTGCTGTGCGCCGAGAACCTGCTGCGCGCCCGCGCCATGGCCGAGGCCTGGGCCGACCGTGGCGAAGCCTGCCGGCGGAGCGCGGCGTGATGGCGGTGTGGTATTTCCTGGTCACGCCCTTCCTCGACTACGCCTTCATGCAGCGGGCGCTGGTGGCCTGCCTGGCGCTGGCGCTGGGCTGCGGCCCGGTCGGGGTGCTGCTGGTGCTGCGGCGGATGAGCCTGGTCGGCGATGCCATGTCGCATGCGGTGTTGCCGGGCGCGGCGGTCGGATTCCTGGTGTCCGGCCTGTCGCTGTGGTCGATGGGGCTGGGCGGGCTGATCGCCGGCCTGGCCGTCGCGCTGCTGGCCGGCGCCGTCACCCGGATGACGGCGCTGCGCGAGGACGCCGCGTTCGCCGCCTTCTACCTGATCGCGCTGGCCTCGGGCGTGCTGATCGTCTCGACCCGCGGCAGCAATGTCGACCTGATCCATGTGCTGTTCGGCACCATCCTCGCGGTCGACGACGCGGCGCTGCTGCTGATGGCCGGGATCGCCACGGTGACGCTGATCACCCTGGCGCTCTTGTACCGGCCCCTGGTGGTGGAATGCTTCGACCCCGGCTATCTGCGCATGGTCGGCGGCGTCGGCGCGCTGGTCCACTTCGCCTTCCTGGTGCTGGTGGTGCTGAACCTGGTCGGCGGCTTCCAGGCGCTCGGCACGCTGATGGTGGTCGGGCTGATGATGCTGCCGGCGGCGGCGGCGCGGTTCTGGAGCCGGTCGCTGTGGTCGCTGTTCGCCTGGGCCGCCGGGATCGCGCTTCTGTCCGGCTATTCCGGCCTGCTGGTCTCCTATCACGGCAGCCTGCCCTCCGGCCCCAGCATCGTGCTGACCGCCGGCGGCTTCTACCTGCTGTCGCTGATCTTCGGGACGCATGACAGCCTGCGGGCCCGATACCTGCCCACCGCGCATTTCGCGCACTGAACTCCCAACGGAGCCATCGCATGAGGATACCGTTCCGTGCCGGCCTGATCGGCCTGTCCCTTGCCGCCCTGTCGCTGCCCGCGACGGCGGCGGAGAAGCTGTCGGTCGTGACCAGCATCACCGTCCTCGCCGACATGGTGCGGCAGGTGGGCGGCGACGATGTCGAGGTCCGCAGCCTGGTCGGGCCCAATGGCGACGCCCATGTCTACGAGCCGACGCCCCAGGACGCCCAGGCGGTCACGAAGGCCGACCTGATCGTGGTCAACGGGCTGGAGCTCGAAGGCTGGATGGACCGGCTGGTCACGGCCTCCGGCACCAAGGCCAGGATCGTGGTCGCCAGCCAGGGGATCGCGACCCTGCGCGCCGAGGAGGAAGGCCACGAGGCTCACGAAGCCCATGACGACCACGCGGGTGAGGATCACGATCACGATCACGGCGGCCTCGACCCGCACGCCTGGAACAGCGCGGCGAACGGCGCGATCTACGCCGCCAACATCGCCAAGGCGCTGGAGGTCGCGGACCCGGCCCATGCCGCAGCCTACCAGGCGAACGGCGCCAAATACGTCGCCGAGCTGAAGGATCTCGACGCCTGGGCCCGGCGCGAGGTGGCGACCATTCCCGAGGGCAAGCGCAAGGTCATCACCAGCCACGACGCCTTCGGCTATCTGGGCGCCGCCTACGGCATCGAGTTCCACGCCCCGGTCGGCTTCTCGACCGAGAGCGAGGCCTCGGCCGGCGACGTCGCCAAGCTGATCGACCAGATCAAGCACGAGCACATCAAGGCGGTGTTCATCGAGAACGCCACCGACCCGCGCCTGGTGCAGCAGGTGGCCAAGGCCTCCGGCGCGCAGATGGGCGGCGAGCTCTACGCCGAGGCGCTGTCGACCGAGGACGGGCCGGCTTCGACGTATGCGAAGATGTTTCAGTATAACATTTCATCCCTGGTCGCGGGGATGAAGCAGAACTGAGGCTGGATCAGAGGCCCGGCGCGACCATCGCCGGGCCTTCCGCGTCGGGTCTTCTCCGAAAACCGCGTCGCTCTGCGGCGGAGACTAGGATAAAATTCGCCCGCTCTCGGGGGAGAGACGGGTCATGCGCAGCCTGGAGCAGTTCTCCAGCCTGGTGGCGGGCATCTATGATGCGGCGCTGGAGCCGTCGCTTTGGCCGGATGTACTCGAGCGGATCGTCCGGGCGACCGGCTTCAATTCCGCCGGCCTGATGCTGATGGACGCCAACTCCCGGCGGATGACCTATCACACGCGCCTCGATGCCGACGCGATCCGCAGCTACGACAGCTATTATGGCCGCGGGGACCCGGTGGCGTTGGCGCTGGAACGCTCCCCGATCGGCGTCATTCAGCCCATGGGCGGCTTGGTGCCGTGGCCGCAACTGCTTCGAGCCGAGGTCTATAGCGACTGGGGCGCGCGCCATGCTCTGAGGGACGGGGTGTTCGTCAACCTCCTGCGCGAGGGATGCGACGTCCATCCGCTCTGCTTGCTCCTGGACCGGCGGACCGACGGGATCGAGCCGTCGGCGCTGCAGGGGCTGCAACTGCTGCTGCCGCATCTGCGGCAGATGGCCCGCCTTCAGCGCAGGATCCGCGGGCTGAGCCGTGAGCGCGACGACGCTTTCCATAGCTTCGAAGCGATCCAGCACGGCATTGTGCAGCTCGATTCCACCGGCCGGATGATCTTCGCCAATGCGGTCGCCCAGGCCCTGCTGCGCCGGTCGGACGGGCTGTCGATCCGCCCGGGCGGCAGGCTGCAGGCCGCGACGGCCGCCGATCATGCGGCCCTGCAGGCGTTGATCGGCCATGCCATTGGCCAAGCGGCCGGCGGCAGCCTGTCGATCGGCCGGCCCTCCGGCCGCCGGGCG of Inquilinus sp. Marseille-Q2685 contains these proteins:
- a CDS encoding GTP-binding protein, which codes for MSRIPVTLLTGYLGAGKTTLLNRILSEAHGRRYAVIVNEFGEIGIDGDLVVGVDEEVFALNNGCLCCSVRGDLIRIIGGLMKRAGGFDRILVETTGLADPAPVAQTFLVDDEVRERTALDSIVTVVDARNIEARLGDSDEAEEQVAFADTILVNKTDLADEAGLATVEARLRAINPVARLLRTRRCDADLGTVLDGGAFDLDRLLALEPDLLDGHGHHHHERDEGVGSVSFRLDRPLDGRRFVDWIGMLLAIRGADILRSKGILAFAGEDRPFVFQGVHMLQEGDFGPAWRPGQPRESRLVLIGRNLDAAVLRAGFEGCAAA
- a CDS encoding metal ABC transporter substrate-binding protein, which produces MRIPFRAGLIGLSLAALSLPATAAEKLSVVTSITVLADMVRQVGGDDVEVRSLVGPNGDAHVYEPTPQDAQAVTKADLIVVNGLELEGWMDRLVTASGTKARIVVASQGIATLRAEEEGHEAHEAHDDHAGEDHDHDHGGLDPHAWNSAANGAIYAANIAKALEVADPAHAAAYQANGAKYVAELKDLDAWARREVATIPEGKRKVITSHDAFGYLGAAYGIEFHAPVGFSTESEASAGDVAKLIDQIKHEHIKAVFIENATDPRLVQQVAKASGAQMGGELYAEALSTEDGPASTYAKMFQYNISSLVAGMKQN
- a CDS encoding WD40 repeat domain-containing protein, whose amino-acid sequence is MSLLLPPRALAEEKGTVWAWPAPVVAAAFDAAGHLAFGLGDGTVRLASPGAPEPPAVTAHRGAVLALAADVGDGFLSGGDDGRLVRTAPDGAIAEIAAVPGRWISAVDAASAGGRRLAVAGSEVLVFDADGGPVTRLRGPAGLDGAAFDPRGRRIAAAHYGGVTVWSPRKRDWAAKLYAWQGAHLAVLWHPRSRFIVSAMQEKALHAWRLSDGVHMQMPGYPAKPRSLAWADGGRALLTSGSEGVVSWRFAGRDGPMGGTASESGWARGVPITRVAAHPQLPIAAAGAKDGFVALMPLDGSGYVPVLRPNGAAVEALAFSPDGRWLAAGDAGGRATLVDLQP
- a CDS encoding Hsp20 family protein; translation: MTRVSLFNSPLLLGFEQFERTLDRIGRTPSDGYPPYNIEQLGEDQLRITLAVAGFTDADLTVQIEDNQLVVRGKQTDDKERVFLHRGIAARQFQRAFVLAEGIEVTGASLDNGLLNIDLRRPVPESKVRTIAINRSAAKPNGKTAIDVSTDVEG
- a CDS encoding metal ABC transporter ATP-binding protein; the protein is MTSATGRIRLANLTAGYERHPAVHHVDGSFEPGTLTAIVGPNGAGKSTLLKTIAGLLAPLSGHVDLGGLRRRDIAYLPQQAEIDRSFPISVADTVLLGGWARTGIFGGASKELRRRAAEALEAVGLGGFEARPIGSLSAGQFQRVLFARLLLQDGRVIMLDEPFTALDAKTTRDLVDVVRRWHGEGRTVITVLHDLDQVREVCPDTLLLARDPIGWGPTGDVLCAENLLRARAMAEAWADRGEACRRSAA
- a CDS encoding Fur family transcriptional regulator, with protein sequence MRQKLEGAAPKGKAATASKTAMGTTRRGRPPRAGLSHWQQRVLDLVRASAEPASAYDILREMKGDGITAPPVVYRALKGLLDRGLVHRIESLNAYVVCGGPDHHHTHPAQFAICRDCGRVEEITDPAVDGLIEAWTGRIGFVADRRTIEILGRCRDCAAGAAAAGG
- the bla gene encoding subclass B1 metallo-beta-lactamase — its product is MPVPAPSRRAFLHGCAAGLSLALIRPALAQDAEAPPPLGFRELADGVWLHTSWKKLEQGWVSSNGLAVIGPEEVLLIDTAWSPAQTVALLERLAEAAPNRPVNLVVTHAHDDRLSGLAAVHARGGWSLARDETVKAAEAAGAGTIQRSWSGESTAITGGGRTVELFYPGPAHTRDNTVAFLPDSAVLFGGCVIRAAEQANLVTVPESDVCRWPQSVEAVIARYGKAARIVVPGHGEPGDAGLLSHTHQLAKAEAAKSCSPAG
- a CDS encoding metal ABC transporter permease gives rise to the protein MAVWYFLVTPFLDYAFMQRALVACLALALGCGPVGVLLVLRRMSLVGDAMSHAVLPGAAVGFLVSGLSLWSMGLGGLIAGLAVALLAGAVTRMTALREDAAFAAFYLIALASGVLIVSTRGSNVDLIHVLFGTILAVDDAALLLMAGIATVTLITLALLYRPLVVECFDPGYLRMVGGVGALVHFAFLVLVVLNLVGGFQALGTLMVVGLMMLPAAAARFWSRSLWSLFAWAAGIALLSGYSGLLVSYHGSLPSGPSIVLTAGGFYLLSLIFGTHDSLRARYLPTAHFAH
- a CDS encoding helix-turn-helix transcriptional regulator, with the translated sequence MRSLEQFSSLVAGIYDAALEPSLWPDVLERIVRATGFNSAGLMLMDANSRRMTYHTRLDADAIRSYDSYYGRGDPVALALERSPIGVIQPMGGLVPWPQLLRAEVYSDWGARHALRDGVFVNLLREGCDVHPLCLLLDRRTDGIEPSALQGLQLLLPHLRQMARLQRRIRGLSRERDDAFHSFEAIQHGIVQLDSTGRMIFANAVAQALLRRSDGLSIRPGGRLQAATAADHAALQALIGHAIGQAAGGSLSIGRPSGRRALAVHVLPVGPATAAGAGQSRTTALVVIADPDSEPETSQTMLRQLFGFTNAEAAVALRILPGRGLQEVADDLKVSLATVRSHQQRVFEKTGTRRQAELVRLLLQAQAGVMPRIGAPAPPDA
- a CDS encoding GFA family protein; this translates as MMRIDGRCHCGHVAYEAEIDPEQVGICHCTDCQTLTGSPFRVTVLARREAIRLTGHEPKIYVKTGDNGRRRFQHFCPECGSPVFTSGEGADAEEWGIRWGGIRQRDQLAPKRQIWCRSAVPWIHHLEDLPGKLGG